The nucleotide window GCGAGGTTAAGAACAAGAACATGAATGGCATGGATGGCATGGATGGAATTATAGTTCGCGATGTGGGAATTAGCAGCATTTTAGAACTTATCTCCGTTAAATTTGACCTTATACGTATATTTGAGCGCTACACTACTGTTATGAACTCCTCTATGGCTATTCAGAACGCGGCAAACAAGTTCTTCTCGTTCGTGCTCTTCCAGCGTGCACACCTGCCTCTACCTCCTACTGTGGTAACAGCCGATCTGGAGGTTGCGAAACGAGCAATTGAAGATTTTGGCTCGGTGTTGGTGAAGCCGATATTTGGCAGCCAGGGTAAGGGGATAATCAAACTTGAGGGTTATGAGTATGACCCTAAAGTGGCAGCACTACTGAAGGATAGGGGTGTGCTCTATTTACAGCAGTTCGTGCATAATCCTGGACGCGATATAAGGGTCTTTGTGGTTGGAGAAACTGCTTTAGGTGCTATTTACCGCGTTACACCACCAGGCTCGTTTCGCTCCAATCTCAGTCAGGGCGGGAGTCCGCGTAAATGCGAATTGACCGAAGAGCTGTGCGAGCTTGCAATAAGAGCCACAAAGGCAGTGGGAGCTGATTTCGCAGGTGTTGACCTCATAGAAAGCGCAGACGGTCTATATTTGCTTGAAATAAATGCTACACCTTCGGCACGGGGTATAAAATTAGCCTGCGGTATTGATGTCACAGAACGAATAGTGGATTGGTTATTTACGCATTTAAAGCGCTAAAAGTGGAATGCAATGCGAACTTGCTAAGCAGGGATTTGAGCCAGGAAGCTGCCAGGTATTCGATTTCAG belongs to Methanophagales archaeon and includes:
- a CDS encoding RimK family alpha-L-glutamate ligase — protein: MHKIGVVLTDTDDWTATAILKSIRDKGAEALALNLAQIGVSITNTGLYWLSEVKNKNMNGMDGMDGIIVRDVGISSILELISVKFDLIRIFERYTTVMNSSMAIQNAANKFFSFVLFQRAHLPLPPTVVTADLEVAKRAIEDFGSVLVKPIFGSQGKGIIKLEGYEYDPKVAALLKDRGVLYLQQFVHNPGRDIRVFVVGETALGAIYRVTPPGSFRSNLSQGGSPRKCELTEELCELAIRATKAVGADFAGVDLIESADGLYLLEINATPSARGIKLACGIDVTERIVDWLFTHLKR